A window of the Planococcus citri chromosome 4, ihPlaCitr1.1, whole genome shotgun sequence genome harbors these coding sequences:
- the LOC135845600 gene encoding protein C3orf33 homolog — protein MRTNWFDQLSLTIDENKRQVQWGLYAVAGSGLLYALKSVRPFKKFHNARDIPKTFINRRIKLNGNVTAIDHDYDSTILRVNHNPIFLSRFRRKSVPGIAVHISGINITSNGLVWLEHTVLEKCIHFTLLKKQDNRVSCIVDLNRINIAEELLKIGFATVDVMDFDLEKDKLYAKYYRRLIALEEKAERKSVGIWDDSSRDKERSSFSSSPKRHKLLKFLYKLYYRIKN, from the exons TGGGGACTCTACGCAGTCGCTGGCTCCGGCTTGTTGTATGCTTTGAAAAGCGTTCGTCCA TTCAAGAAATTTCACAACGCTCGCGATATCCCGAAAACTTTCATCAACAGGCGTATAAAATTAAATGGAAACGTAACTGCCATCGATCATGAT tatgaCTCTACGATACTTCGTGTTAATCATAATCCAATATTCTTGTCAAGATTTCGAAGAAAAAGTGTACCTGGAATCGCCGTTCATATTTCAGGCATAAATATAACGTCAAATGGGCTAGTCTGGTTGGAACATACAGTATTAGAGAAATGTATTCATTTTACTCTTTTGAAAAAGCAAGATAATCGAGTTAGCTGTATTGTTGATTTAAAT AGGATTAATATTGCCGAAGAGttattgaaaattggatttgcTACCGTCGATGTTATGgattttgatttagaaaaagACAAGCTGTATGCAAAATATTATAGACGGTTGATCGCGTTGGAAGAAAAAGCTGAGAGGAAAAGCGTTGGGATTTGGGATGATTCGAGTAGAGACAAAGAGCGTTCTTCATTTAGTTCTTCACCTAAGCGTCATAAACTGTTGAAATTTCTCTATAAACTATATTATcgaattaaaaactaa
- the LOC135845602 gene encoding transmembrane protein 134 → MANVFGGKSGKRFSIDDAFEEESESVTTVNIYGSTTERSPLKPKSKHKTMNNDAVVDVDQNAPLEGFNNSTTKHNEDTLSRDSDSFMHDGSGVYSNFFDRSQWCCYHPKVKDNWKTVLAAVVLLIVGTGLLLIGLIFVISPDPNLQGIVFIIAGLICFIPGSYHVVYIYFAVIGKDGYDFYHLPLFN, encoded by the exons ATGGCTAACGTGTTTGGAGGAAAATCTGGTAAGAGATTTTCAATAGACGATGCGTTCGAAGAAGAAAGCGAATCGGTAACCACTGTAAATATATATGGCTCGACCACCGAAAGATCTCCtttaaaaccaaaatcaaaacatAAAACAATGAATAACGATGCGGTGGTGGACGTCGATCAAAACGCACCGTTGGAGGGATTCAATAACAGCACCACTAAACACAACGAAGAC ACTTTATCTCGAGATAGCGATTCGTTCATGCACGATGGAAGCGGAGTATATTCAAATTTCTTCGATCGTTCGCAATGGTGCTGTTATCATCCTAAAGTGAAAGATAATTGGAAGACTGTACTGGCAGCTGTAGTGTTATTAATCGTTGGCACAG GTCTGTTACTAATTGGTTTAATATTCGTTATATCGCCGGATCCGAACTTACAAGGAATCGTATTTATTATAGCTGGTTTAATATGTTTTATACCTGGTTCCTATCACGTTGTGTATATTTATTTCGCTGTAATCGGCAAAGATGGTTACGATTTCTACCACCTGCCTTTGTTCAATTGA